In Primulina eburnea isolate SZY01 chromosome 3, ASM2296580v1, whole genome shotgun sequence, one DNA window encodes the following:
- the LOC140828183 gene encoding putative homeobox-leucine zipper protein ATHB-51, translating into MDWNGNFRVPFVPRVPDPSSFSFLYSYNCDHYPAGLEMKQQSMQATQHAMLPELIDNKSNVNSNYGQDLKKRRLSTDQLDSLENSFQEEIKLDPDRKMKLAKELGLQPRQIAVWFQNRRARWKGKQLERLYDSLKQEFDNLTGEKQKLQQEVFSLRAMLKDQVAKKQVSTAYTEISGEETVESTSIPSSDKSRGNINQIPECSYALNVDDYNPVMMSAAYWADMPSCS; encoded by the exons ATGGATTGGAATGGAAATTTTCGGGTGCCTTTCGTTCCTCGAGTACCCGATCCGAGCTCTTTCAGCTTCCTCTACAGCTACAACTGCGATCATTATCCTGCGG GTCTAGAAATGAAGCAGCAGTCAATGCAGGCAACACAACATGCGATGCTTCCGGAATTGATAGACAATAAGAGCAACGTCAACAGTAACTACGGGCAAGATCTGAAGAAGAGAAGATTAAGCACGGACCAGTTGGATTCGCTCGAGAATAGTTTCCAGGAAGAGATTAAGTTGGACCCCGACAGGAAAATGAAGCTGGCTAAGGAACTGGGGCTGCAACCTCGACAAATTGCTGTGTGGTTCCAGAACAGAAGGGCTCGCTGGAAGGGCAAGCAGCTCGAGCGGCTGTACGATTCGCTTAAACAAGAATTCGATAATCTTACCGGGGAGAAACAAAAGCTTCAACAAGag GTCTTCTCCCTGAGGGCAATGTTAAAGGATCAAGTGGCTAAGAAGCAAGTCTCCACAGCCTACACAGAAATTTCCGGGGAAGAAACTGTCGAGAGCACATCGATTCCGAGTTCCGACAAGTCCCGTGGAAACATTAACCAAATCCCAGAATGCAGCTATGCTTTAAATGTGGATGACTATAATCCAGTTATGATGAGTGCTGCATACTGGGCCGATATGCCTTCATGTTCTTGA